ATTTCGACAATCAAGATGCTACATACTGGAGGTTCTATGAAACAATTATCCGTGATGCTAAAACCTGCATCTTCTCTGTGCAATATGCGCTGTAAATATTGTTTTTACGCAGATGTCAGCAGTCTGCGGGATGTTTCCTCCTATGGACTGATGAAGGAGTCCGACGCGATCATCGCCAACATCTTCCGTGACCTGGAGCGCGGAGACATCTTGACATTGGCCTTTCAGGGCGGGGAGCCGACCCTGGCCGGACTGCCCTTTTTCCAGCACTTTGTGCAGCAGGTCTCCCGATATGAATCACTCGGCGTTCGGGTCTCTTATGCCTTGCAGACGAATGGGCTTCTTTTGGATGATGCCTGGTGTGCCTTTTTGAAAAAGCATGGATTTTTGGTGGGACTTTCCATAGACGGCCCATCGGCATATCATGATGCCAACCGCCTGGACGATACCCGCAAGGGGACGTTCCGACGTGTTTTGGAGGTCAAGCAGCGGTTGGATCATTTTGGCATTGAGTACAATGTGCTGATGACGCTTACGAAAACCTTGGCCAGGCACCCACAGCAGGTCTGGCGTTTCATGGAGGAGCAAGATCTTCATTTTGTGCAGATGACGCCCTGCATGGGGCCCATGAATCAGGCGGAAACACCGTATGCACTGACGCCTGAACGGTACGCCTCCTTTTACATAGCTCTTTTTGATTTGTGGTACCAGAGCTACCAGAAGGGGATTTACCGCAGTGTCAAGCTGTTTGACGACCTTGTGAACCTGCTGGCTGTTGGACAATGCAATGCCTGCGGCCTGGTGGGGAGCTGTCAGACTCAGATCGTTGTGGAGGCGGACGGCGGCGTTTATCCCTGTGATTTCTATGTGCTGGATGAGTGGCGGGTAGGCAACCTCTGCCAGGAGTCTCTCCGCCAGGTATGGGATCAGGCGCAGAAAAGCGGATTCCTCACCCGGGAGAGAGAGCCGCTCGCCCTGTGTGAACAGTGCCCATACCGCTCCATGTGCGGCGGCGGTTGCCGGCGGATGCGGAGAGAGGTCTACTATGCGCCGGGGGCGGCTGCTTGCGGACATCGGATTTTTCTGGACGCTGTGATTGACCGGCTACGGCAGCTTGCCGCGCTTCATCAGAGGCGGCCATAAGCCTTTCCTGAAGAGGAATGTTGTCGGCGCAAGGCGAACAGTGATATTGCTGCGGTTCTATCTCTATAATAGAACTGGAGGTACACGTGATCTTGGATGAACCCTTGGGTGTTCGCGGGTAAACAACATGGCAAGGGAGGCAGCGCAAGCGCGTAAGGACCTGGAAAGACCAGGAACTTGTGAATCTGATAGAGACCGGCAGGGCATCTATGATGCCCTGCCGGTCTCTATTACGAGCCTGTCTGCTGCGTTTTTTGGATAACTGATAGGGACGCAATGACTTGATCTGCCAGGGGCTCTAACAGTCCTAAATCCCAAATCATTTGGAGAATGGTGTAGCGGGCGCGAACTTCCTTGCAATAGAGATAAGTGCTGCGCAGCATATCGGCATCCACACCAATCTCTATGGGGAGACAGGGAGCGTCCAAAGACTTCAGCAAATCCATCACGGTCTGGGAAGAGGGAAGCTCTGTCAAAAGGGCATTCAGTTCATCCCAGTGAGCCTCCATCGTGTCAATACGCCGCAGGCGGGCAGTGGGCTCGTTTTTCCGGGCTGTCGCTTCCAGGGCGATGATGCCATCGGTGGCAGAACCATAGGCGGTCCGAATGTGAGCTTCCCAGGCGGTCTGGTCGTATGCCATGGCACTGGCCCGGGCAGCGTCAAAATCTACAATTGTGCTGCGCAAGGCCTCCACCAGCTTGAGTACCAGAACGGTCCCCACACCCACCTGAATGCCATGCGGAACAGGACGTCTGTGCTGCTGTTCAAACATCATTTCCCAGTAGTGGGACATGTGGTGTTCACAGCCGGAGGCAGGACGGGAATTTCCATATAGACTCATGGCGACGCCGGTGAGGACCAGTCCTTCCATTATATTACCCAGTACCTGAGGGTTGCGCTCCCTGGCCTTGCCGGCATCCTGCAGCACGCCTCGAACACAGGTTTCTACCAGCTCCACGATACGGCTGCAATAGTGTTCATGATTGATGAGGCGGGCCAGCTTCCAATCACAAATGCAGGTAAATTTGCCTAACAAATCGCCAAGGCCTGCGGCGATCATCCGATAGGGCGCACCTTTGAGAATTTCGGTATCACCAAGAATGGCCAGAGGAGTCTGAGCCTCAAAGGTGGTTTTTAAATGGTTGACATTCAGAGCGGCAATGCTGGAGGCAAACCCATCCATGGGAGCGGCAGTGGCCACGGTGAAAAACGGGCGGCCCATTTTGAAGCTGAAAAAACGGACCATGTCGTTGATCGCGCCTGTGCCGACGGCCACCACCAGATCGCAGTCTGCCGGCATGTGAATGACCAGTTCACCAAGGGTTGCCTCGTCGAATCCCGTATGTGTCAGTTGAATGAGCTTTGCTTTGGCGCCGGCGGCCTCCAAAAGCTCCAGGCACCGCTTGCCGGCAATTTGATACGTCGTTGCGTCACTGACTAAGTACAGGCTCTGAAATCCCTGCTCCCTGGCAATCCGGGGCAAATCATTCAGGGCACTTGGGCCAATACGGACTACCTTCAAAGGTGCGTAGTGCTCCTTGCCGCAGGAACATGTGAACGTCTGGTCAAGGTACGTATTTAAAGGCTGTGGTTTTTGCGGCATTTCCATGGGAAGGACCTCCTTTATGAGATAAAAGTACGGGAAATCATCACTGGCGCATTCTGGCGCACGCAGGCTATCAGGCACCCAGAAACAAAAATGTTATAGCAGCATGACGCCTGCCTGGGATAGCGCTTTTGCCGTAGCATTGCTCAGACCTCCGTCGCTGACAACAATATCTACCTGGTTGGTTGGAATGCTGCGGGCTGCACGGATGGCATCTACCTTGCTGGAATCCATCAGTACAACCGTTTTGTCCGAGCGCTCAATCAGGGTTTGAAACAGCGCGGCTGCATGAGCGGAACAGCAGACAAAGCCAAAATCCGGCCGATAGGCGTCCGTACCGAGAAAAGAAAAGTCAAAGTGCAGCTTGTTCAGCTCCTCAAACACTTTGAAGCCGCTGGAACGTACAGAATCTGTATTAATCTGCCCGCCGATCATGGTTGCCTCGATATTGGAGTACTTGGACAGCTCCAGGGCAGTTACCAGACCGTCTGTAAAAACCTGCAGGGGAATGTCTGGCAAAACCTTGGTCATCTCCGCGCAGGTGGAACCAGCTGCTATGAATAAGGAGTTATTTGGCCGCAGCAGTTTTACAGCCTTCGCTGCAATCACTCTCTTTTCCTCAATATGCTTTGTGGAGCGTGTATAAAAGTTATCCACAGTCCCAATTGCTGCGGGCAACGACTTGGCTCCGCCGTGGATACGGATAATCTGCAGAGTGGAATCCAGGTATTTCAGGTCCTTTCGAAGCGTAACTTCCGAAACCTCTGGGAAATGCTGTTTTAACTCTGCGAAACTGATCTCGCTTTCGCGTTTTACAAGTTCTACAATTTCCTGCCTGCGTTTTTCCATAAGCTCCCTCCACGATTTTTGTGAATATTAATAAAATAACACAGTGTTTAGGATTTATCAAGCAATAAAATTATTGACTTTGGCCAATCTGTATGCTATAAAAAAGATAGTTTCAAAATGAAATAATTTATTACTAAACAAAATGCATTTGGCGGGTTCGTTTTTCGCCTTTGTCTCACGAATGTCTTCTGGGTGTGGCACACCTGAAAATAAAAATGAAGGAGCGGAAGAAAAAATGAAAAAGCGTGTTCTTGCAATGTTGCTATCCATGGCCATGACGGCCACCCTGCTGGCGGGCTGCGGAAGCTCGTCCGATTCAACAGGAGACACAACGGATGGAGATGGGGCCAAGGAATATGATGTTCTGAGAGTTGCCATGATGCCGTTTGGTGGCAATGTGCCGGCGCAGTATGCCTACGATCAGGGGTATTTTGAAGAGCTGGGGCTTAACGTTGAATTCTACCAGTTTGCAAACGGTGCTGGCATCAATGAGGCGCTTGCTGCCAAGGAAGTCGATGTGGGAGTTTCTGGCCTGGCTATGATCTTTTCTCTGGCCAGCGGCACCTGCAAGATGATCGGTGAGTCCCAGGTGTCTAGTGCGATGGGGGTTTATGTTCGGCCGGACAGCCCGATTCTGGACCATGCAACAGAGGTGGACGGAACCACGATCTATGGCTCTGCTGACACAGTCAAGGGTATCACGGTCTTGGGGCAGACTGGTACATCTTCTCAATACAACCTGGACGGCTGGCTGGGCATGTTTGGTCTGACAGAGGCGGACATTGAGTTTGTCAATGTGGGGCTTGGCACAGACATGACCGCATTTCTCTCTGGCGAGGGAGACGCGATTGCCGCATCCCGTCCCTATACGTTCCAACTGGAGGCCGAGGGCTATGTCAATGCCGGCAACTTTGAGCAGACTACAGATACTGTTCTCACGGATGTGATCGTTGCCCGCAACGAGGTTGTTGAAGAGAGGCGGGAGGAGCTGGTCCTATTTATGCAGGCCTATGAAAAGGCGCTGGAGGAAATTTCCGCTGATGAGGAGCTGCGCTACAACACCTCCATGGATTATTTCAAGAATAACGGCCGCGACTACTCCGAAGAGGATATGAGGAACGAGATGAAGGTCAATGACTACATTACCACCGCATATATGAGCGGGGAGGACTATGTGTTCGGCAACGCTATGGTCAAGATCGGCCAGTTCTATAGCGACTGCGGCCAAATTGAGCCTGAAGCGCTTCCCAATGTCGCTGCATCCTTCGATGCTTCCATCATACAGGAGGCTTTGGGAATCACCTTTGACGTTGCTGGATAACCGGACTCGGCGGCAACCTGTTTCGTCATGGGGCCTCAGGGCCCCATGGCGAGATTTTTTGAAATTTTTTTGATATGGGAGTCAGGCATGAAAAACAATATGCGAAAGAAAGCGGCAGCCAGGAAATACGCGCTTTTGTCGGTGTGCTCTGTGTGCTGTTTTTTGCTGATTTGGCAGTTCAGTACCGACGTCTTCCACTTCTTTGATCCAACCACACTGCCAAGCCCCGTCACAGTGCTGCAGACCTTCTTTGACAAATTTACCAATACCAAGCCGGACGGCGCCACGCTCCAGGTACATACGTTAGAGAGCATGAAGGTCGCACTATCCGGCTACTTCATTGGCGTTGTGATTGGGGTTCCCCTCGGCATTGCCATGGCGTGGTTTAAACCTGTCGATTATTTTGTCACGCCTTTGTTTGATCTGCTGCGTCCGGTGCCCGGTATCGCATGGCTGCCGGTGATGATCGTTCTATTTGGTATTGGGCTTTTGTCTAAGGCAATGGTGATTTTCCTCTCAGCATTTATTGCTTGCGTCATCAACTCTTACTCCGGCATCAAACATACAAAACCCGTTCATCTCTGGGTGGGACAGACCTTTGGGGCCAGCAATCTCCAACTCCTTTTTAAAATTGCCATCCCCACCGCGCTGCCAATGATCTTTACGGGCCTGAAGGTAGCGCTGGGTGCTTCCTGGAATGCCCTGATTGCGGCGGAGCTGCTGGCGGCCACCAAGGGCCTTGGGTTCATGATTAACCAGGCGCGGGGAATTTACCGCCCGGACATTATTCTGGTGGGCATGATCACCGTCGGCATCACTGGAGCGGTTTTGGGCTGGATCATTGAGAGAATCCAGCGTATCTTCATCAAGCAGGAGTGAATGTGCCATGAAGAAAAAGAAATTCAACGCGATCAAATTTGCGGTGGGAACTTTGGCGATTGCCTGCTTTTTGTCAGTGTGGTTTTTTGCCACCAGGGAAGGCACGACACTGGGAAAGCTGATGCCCAATCCCGCAGAGGTGGCGTCCAGGCTCATGGAGGCCACCTATGAGAAAATCGGCCCCATGACGATCTGGGGCCATATGTGGAACAGCATGCGCCGTGTTTTGGTGGGCTTTTGCATCGCATCCGTATCCGGCATTTTACTGGGACTTGCCATGGGCTGGAACCGCACCTGCGAGGCTATCTTTCGTCCAATCTTTGAATTGCTTCGCCCCATTCCCCCGCTGGCGTGGATTTCCCTGGCCATTGTGTGGTTTGGCCTGGGGGAGGGCGGCAAGTATTTTATTATTTTCGTCTCCGGCTTTTCCAATGTTACCATCAATGTCTACACAGGAGCGAAAGCCGTGGACCCAGAGCTGATCGGCGCCGCCAAAATGCTGGGCTGCTCCAACCGGCGTATTTTTACATCCATTGTGCTGCCGTCCTCTGTGCCTTATATTTTTACCGGGCTTCAAATCGCGATTTCCAGCAGCTGGGCTGCGGTGGTGGCCGCCGAGATGGTGCGCTCTACCAACGGCATCGGCTGGCTGATTACTGCTGGGCAGAGCATTGGCGATATGGGGCAGGTGATGGTCGGCATCATCGTGATTGGGGTTGTCGGCTTCCTGTTGGCTACTATCATGAGAGGAGTAGAGTCCAAGCTCTGCGCTTGGAGTCGCGTGCAGGATTGATGAGCTATGTGATTGAATGCGAGCATATTTCCAAAACATTTGACACCCCTACCGGCGAATTTCAGGTCATCAAGGATATCAGCATCCAGGCGATGCAAAATGAGATTCTGGTGCTGTTTGGACCGGGGCAGTGCGGAAAGACGACACTGCTGAAAACCATTGCCGGGATTGAACCTGCCACCTCCGGCACAGTCCGGATCCACGGCAGGGAAAAAACGAAGCCTGGTCCAGAATGTGGGCTGGTGTATCAGACCACGGCGCTGTTTCCCTGGCTGACCACCATGGGCAATGTAGAGTACGGCCCGAAGGTCCGTGGAGTGGCAAAAAAGGAACGGCGGGAACGGGCGAAGCACTACATCGACCTGGTGGGCCTGAACGGCTTTGAGAAGAGTTTTCCGATTCAGCTCTCCGGCGGTATGCGCCAGCGTGTGGGGATTGCCCGCGTATACTGCAACGAGCCGGAGGTCCTCTTGATGGACGAACCCTTTGGGCATCTGGACGCGCAGACCCGATATTTGATGCAGGAAGAGCTGGAGCGTATCTGGCAGGCAGAGAAGCGGACGATTATCTTTGTCACCAATCATATTGAGGAGGCCTTGTACCTGGCGGACCGCGTGCTGGTGATGACCAACTGTCCTGCCACCATTAAGCAGGAATTCAAAATTGACCTTCCGCGGCCCAGGGACTATACGGACCCGGAATTTCTGCGCCTGCGGCAAACCATCACAGCCGTTGTGGACCCTGCGGAATGATAGGAGGTGTCAGAGTGGAAAACGAATACAAGGTTGTGGTCAAGAACCTGACCAAAAAATTTGGAGATCTGCTGGTTTTGGACGATCTCTCCTTTCATGTTCGAAAAAACGAGTTTCTCTGTATCGTGGGACCCACTGGATGCGGAAAGACCACCTTCCTGAACAGCCTGAGCAGGCTGTATGATGTTACGTCTGGGGAAATCCTGATCAATGGGGAGGCCGTTGATCTGAAAAGACACAACATTGCCTATATTTTTCAGGAGTACTCTAACATGCCCTGGCTGACGATTCGCCAGAATGTGGAATTCGGGCTGCGGATTAAACACATGCCTGAGGACTATATCAAGGAACAAACAGAGTATTTTCTGGATATGGTGGGCCTGACCAAATTTCAGGAGTATTATCCTAGGCAGCTCTCGGCCAGCATGCTGCAAAGGGCTTCCATTGCACGTGCATTCGCTGTGCGGCCCGAGGTGCTGCTGATGGACGAGCCCTATGGACAACTGGATGTGGAACTGCGCTTTAAGCTGGAGGATGAGCTGATTCGCCTCTGGAGGGAAGTGGGAACAACTGTGATTTTTATTACCCACAACATTGAAGAGGCAGTCTACCTCAGTGAGAGAATCCTGGTTCTGACGAACAAACCCACAAAAATTAAGGCGGAAATTCCCAACAGCCTGCCAAGGCCCAGGGACATTGCCGCACCTGAATTTGTAGCCCTGCGAAATCAGGTTACGGATTTGATTAAGTGGTGGTAACTGCCTGGATGTACCGCTTTGTTTGTATACAGGACGAAGGCTCTTGAGGATTGGAGTGGAACTTGATGTCTGAAAAGAAAAATATTCTGTTTGTTTTGGCTGATGACTATGGTGCCTGGGCAATGGGCTGCGCCGGAAATCCGGAGGTAAAAACGCCGCATTTGGACCGCCTTGCGGCTCGCGGTGTTCGCTTTGACAACTGTTTTTGCGCGTCTCCCGTCTGCTCTCCGGCCCGGGCTTCCATCATGACAGGGAAGAATCCATCGCAGCATGGCGTCCATGACTGGCTGGCCAAGGGGCATCTGGACAGCGGACGGGCGCTTGGAGAAGAGCTGCAAATGTCCTTTGCGGCTGCAAACGCGCCTTGGTATTATGCCTGGCCCAAAAATCAGCTCAGCGGCGACTATGCCATCCGCTATCTGGATCAGCACCGTACCTTTACTGAGATTCTTGCTGAAAACGGCTATGAATGCGGCTTGAGCGGGAAATGGCATATGGGGGACAGCTTTACGCCGCAGGCTGGTTTTACCTATTGGAAGACAACGGCCATGGGCGGGGAGAATTATTATTATCCCGTAGTACTGGAAGACGGAAAAATGGTTTTAAAAGAAAACCTATATGTCACGGATTGGATTACGGAGCAGTCGTTAAACTTTTTAACACAGCGGAATCAGGAAAAGCCGTTCTATCTTGCTGTAAACTACACGGCGCCGCATTCGCCGTGGTCGGCACGGAATCACCCCAAGGAGTACATTGATCTTTATAAGGACTGTCCTTTTCATTCCACGCCCAACGTACCGCCTCACCCTTGGGCGCCCAACGGCCACAAAACCCTTGCACAGTGGAACAGCGAGCCGCACCCAGGCATCCGTTTCAGCGGAGCCACATACGGCCCAATTCCGGAGACGTGGCAGGAGCACCGGCGGGAAAGCCTCACCGGATATTATGCGGCGATTACCGCAATGGATGCGGCGGTAGGGCGCCTGGTGGACCGGCTGGAGACGGAAGGGCTGCTGGACAACACACTGATCATCTTCTCTGGGGACAACGGCATGAGTATGGGACACCACGGTATCTGGGGCAAGGGGAACGGAACGAACCCTGTGAATATGTACGATTCCGCCGTGAAGGTGCCTGGAATCTTCTCGTTGCCTGGAACAATTTTACAAGGTGTTGTCAATCATGAAATGGTCAGCCACTATGACTTTTATGAGACCATCCTGGACCTTGCAGGCATTGCGTTTGAAAAACCGGATAACATGCCGGGCGTCAGTTTTGCGCCGCTGCTCACAGGCGAAAGAGAGCGCGTTCGGGACAGCGTGGTTGTATTTGACGAATATGGCCCTTGCCGCATGATCCGAACCAAGGAGTGGAAGCTGGTCCTGCGCCTGCCGGATGGGCCGAACGAGCTGTATGATCTGGTGGAAGATCCGGATGAGGAGAACAATCTGATGGGCCATAGGTCCTGCGCTGGAGTCGTTGCCGAGTTAACCGGGGAACTGAAGGCGTGGTTTGAGAAATATGTGGACCCGGCCTTTGACGGTAGTAGGGAACCGGTTTGCGGCAGGGGACAGCTCACCGCACACTCATTTCTCTGAGGAGAGGGAAGCTTATGCGATGTTTTATTGCCATTGATTCCGGAGGAACCAAGACGGACGCGGTCCTATTTGAGGAGACGGGGCATATTCTGGCCAGATCACTGACGCAGGGCTGTAATGCCATGGATATCGGGATTGGTTCAGCGTGTGAAAGCCTCTTGGGTGTTCTGCAGAATTTGGTGGCCCGCATACCAGGAGATGGAACACTGGTGTCCATATATAGCGGCGTGGCCGCCACCGATTATTTCGGCGGTGAGCTGGGACGGTATATCCGGCCCTATTTTCCCGACGTCACAATGCGATTTGAAGATGATGCTGTCAATCTGATCTCCGGGACCCTGGGACACCAGGACGGGTGCTGTATCATCAGCGGAACCGGCTCGTCCCTCTACGCCCGGATTGGAGAAAGGATTGTTCATTTAGGTGGATGGGGCTACCTCATTGATACTGGGGGCAGCGGCTATGCCATTGGACGCGATGCAATTCTGGCGGTTTTCCGTTACTGTGATGGCAGAGCGCCGTATACGCGGCTTTATGACCTGATTCAAGAGCAGATGGGGATGCCGCCGGAGAAAAACATCCCCGGTATTTATGAGGGGGGAAGGCCATACATCGCATCTTTCGCCCGCACGGTATTTCAGGCGCGAAAGGAGGGAGATGCTGCGGCGGAGGAAATTTTCCAAAAGGCCGTACATGCTCTGGCGGAGCTTACATTTGCGGCGGAGAGGCAGTTTGGAGGCCCCTACCAGGGAGTTCTGGGCGGCGGAATTTTTGCCGCATTTCCGGAATATGCAGAGGAGTTGAAGGCGCAGGCATCGCCTATGGCCACCCTAATCCGGGCCACAGTACCGCCAATTCTGGGTGGTGTGATTGAGGCAATGTGGGGACAAGCGGAGTGCTCCGCGAAAGTCCGACAGCGCTTTCTGACCGAATATAAGGCAGATGCCATGCAAAGAGTCAGCGAATGAGAGGACGGCCCGGTGCGGATATCCGCACCGGGCCGCTGTGTTCTCGGTTATTCAGAGTGCATCCCCGCCATTGCCTGTACCGGTCGCGGCTTTACTCGGGCTTTGAGGGCGCGGGCGTTCTCTCATCCTTCTCACGCAAGACTTTGCGGACCACCATGAGAAGAAGCAGAATGCCCGCATAGCCCACTAGGGGATAAAAGACACTGATGAGCTTGGTAAACGGCAGCAGCCCAATGAAAAAGGCTCCCGCAGCTACACCTGCGGCAAAGAGCTGCTGCGTGCGCTTTTCAGAGAAAGAGAAGCGGCTGCATACCGTCCACATCATGGAGGAGCAGGAGGAGAAAATACCAAGAATCAAAATAATGGAAAAGGCGGCGCCCAGGGGGTGGGAGATTTTTTCCGCCAGGTACAGAATTGGAATGGACAGCTCCGCCATGGGCTGGGCGTTGAGCAAAAAAGCGGTGTTCACGATGGCGATGGCGGCCATGAGAACCACAATTCCTACGATCATGCCGTATGTTACATCCTTTTCCCGCTCCGCGCTGACGCCCAGCTGCGTAAAATACGCACCGCCGGAGAGAAAGTTTAGAGAGAGGTATAACAGTGAGCTGATGCCCCAGTGCGGCGATGTCCGCAGGGGAGAGAGCACGGCAGCCTGGCTGGATGCCATGGATAGATCTCCCCAGTCCCGAACAGCCGTGATCACCCCGACAGCCAGGGTGAAGGCGATCACGGCAGGACCGACCTTGGAGATGACAAAGATCAACCGCTCAAACCCAGAGAGGTACGCAGCCAAAACTGCTGCCGCCATCAACAACGACCCTGCGAGGTGGTTCAGACCATAGTATTCCTGCAGGGTGGCTCCCGCACCCGAGATTAAAACCGCCATCAGCAAAAACACAATAACGGCGATCAGACCGGAATAGAACCGGCCTGCCCGATTCCCGCAGAAGTAAAGAAAATGGTTGAAGGGGGAGAGCTCCCGGTTCCGATACCCCGTCTCCACAAAAACAACCCCGAAAAACAGCGTGCCGATGAAATTAAGGCCGATGGCAGTGTAGCTTGCCAGTCCATAACTGGTGAAAAACTGCAGCGTCTCCTGACCTGAGGCAAACCCGGAGCCAATCATCCACGCGATAAAGGCCCCCGCGTATTTGGCAATCCCCCTGGCGGTATATTCCTGGTTCATCATTGGCTCCTTTTTTATACAAGATTCATTTCCTGGGAAAAATGCCCGTGTGGGGTGGAGCAGCACAAGAATGAAAGCCGGAGTACTGAAGCGGCCTCACCAGTTCTGCATGGCTGCGCCCTCGGAGGCTGGCCGGCAGGTGGCTCCATAGAGGGCCAGCACACCGCTTTTGATCTTGGGCTCTGGCTTCTTCCAGCGTTGCTTTCGCTCCGCGATCACATCCTCCGTTACCTCTAGCTGCAAGATACCCTCTGGAATGCTGTATGTAATGATATCGCCGTCCTCCACAAAAGCGATGAGGCCGCCGGCCATGGCCTCCGGTGCCACGTGCCCGATGATGGTGCCATGGTTGAAACCGGAGAAGCGCCCGTCCGTAATCAGGGCAACCGTCTGCTCCATACCTTTGGCGATGAGCCGATCTGTCACCTTCATCAGCTCGTTCATGCCGGGGGAACCCTTGGGACCCTCGTAGCGCAGTACGATTACGTCTCCCGCCTGGATTTCGTCCCGCATCACCGCCTCCGCAGCCAGTTCCTCCTGATCAAAGACCCGCGCCCGTCCAGAGAAGGCACGCATGCTCCCCGGTACGCCAGTGGGGCGGCAGACCGCGCCCTCTTCCGCCAAATTTCCCCGGAGAATCCGTATGCCGGCAATATCGCTGAAGGGGGCTTGCAGGGGATGAATGATACTGTCGTCTGGGACTTGGACTCCAGTGAGATACTCGCCCCAGGTATTTCCAAGCAGTGTTGTTTCCCCGGTATATAGTTCCGTCTCCAGGCGCTTCATCACGGCGGGCACACCGCCGGCACGATCAAGGTCAATCACGGTGTGACGGCCGCTGGGCACCACGCCCACCAGACATTTGATTCTCCGGGCGATGCGGTCGAAGTCATCCAACGTGAGTCCCAGCCCCAGCTCCTGGCTGTACGCCAGCAGGTGGAGCACTGCGTTGGTGGAGCCGGCTATGGCCAGATCCAGCATCACTGTATTGAAAAGAACCTCCCGGCTCATTAAATCTTCCGGGCATATGCCGCGCCGGACCTGCTCTACGATAAAGCGACCGGCCCGGACGCAGCTTCGCAGCTTTAAATTGTCTGCAGCTGGGATGGTGGAAGTTCCCGGAAGAACCAGGTTCAGCGCCTCGCCCAGAATCTGCATGGTGCATGCCGTACCCATGGATGGACAGGCTCCGAAAGAGGGACAGACATGCTCCTGTACGATGTCGAGAAGCTCCGAGTCTCCCCGGATGGCGGCCACATCCACATCGGCCTGCACCAGGGCTTGCCCGCAGTAGCTTCCTGCCCCCATGATGCCGCCGGTGACAACGATACAGGGGATATGAACCCGCAGAGCCGCCAGATATGCCCCGGCGATCACATTGTCGCAGGAGGCCAGAATCACCAGTCCATCCAGCTTGTGGACGCGGACAACAGCCTCAATGGACATGGCGACAATATCCCGCAAGACCAGTTCATAGCGCAGCCCGTCGGAGCCGGTGGCGATGTTTCCGCAGGTGGCGGGAACGCCGAACTCCATCGGCATCCCCCCATTCATCCAGATGCCCTTTTTGACAGACTCCGCCAGACTCCGCAGATGTCCGGTGCCCGGGGAACCCTCAAAGAACGTATTTGCGATACCGATGTGGGGCTTTTTGACAATGTCCTCTTGTTCATGGCCTGCCGCAAGATACATGATTCTCCGGTTGGCCGCGTGGGTACCCTCCCAGTAGCTGCGCTCTTTTTTCATGTTGTACATGGTCCTGCA
This genomic window from Pusillibacter faecalis contains:
- a CDS encoding DeoR/GlpR family DNA-binding transcription regulator, with the protein product MEKRRQEIVELVKRESEISFAELKQHFPEVSEVTLRKDLKYLDSTLQIIRIHGGAKSLPAAIGTVDNFYTRSTKHIEEKRVIAAKAVKLLRPNNSLFIAAGSTCAEMTKVLPDIPLQVFTDGLVTALELSKYSNIEATMIGGQINTDSVRSSGFKVFEELNKLHFDFSFLGTDAYRPDFGFVCCSAHAAALFQTLIERSDKTVVLMDSSKVDAIRAARSIPTNQVDIVVSDGGLSNATAKALSQAGVMLL
- a CDS encoding ABC transporter permease; protein product: MKNNMRKKAAARKYALLSVCSVCCFLLIWQFSTDVFHFFDPTTLPSPVTVLQTFFDKFTNTKPDGATLQVHTLESMKVALSGYFIGVVIGVPLGIAMAWFKPVDYFVTPLFDLLRPVPGIAWLPVMIVLFGIGLLSKAMVIFLSAFIACVINSYSGIKHTKPVHLWVGQTFGASNLQLLFKIAIPTALPMIFTGLKVALGASWNALIAAELLAATKGLGFMINQARGIYRPDIILVGMITVGITGAVLGWIIERIQRIFIKQE
- a CDS encoding ABC transporter substrate-binding protein; this encodes MKKRVLAMLLSMAMTATLLAGCGSSSDSTGDTTDGDGAKEYDVLRVAMMPFGGNVPAQYAYDQGYFEELGLNVEFYQFANGAGINEALAAKEVDVGVSGLAMIFSLASGTCKMIGESQVSSAMGVYVRPDSPILDHATEVDGTTIYGSADTVKGITVLGQTGTSSQYNLDGWLGMFGLTEADIEFVNVGLGTDMTAFLSGEGDAIAASRPYTFQLEAEGYVNAGNFEQTTDTVLTDVIVARNEVVEERREELVLFMQAYEKALEEISADEELRYNTSMDYFKNNGRDYSEEDMRNEMKVNDYITTAYMSGEDYVFGNAMVKIGQFYSDCGQIEPEALPNVAASFDASIIQEALGITFDVAG
- a CDS encoding radical SAM/SPASM domain-containing protein → MKQLSVMLKPASSLCNMRCKYCFYADVSSLRDVSSYGLMKESDAIIANIFRDLERGDILTLAFQGGEPTLAGLPFFQHFVQQVSRYESLGVRVSYALQTNGLLLDDAWCAFLKKHGFLVGLSIDGPSAYHDANRLDDTRKGTFRRVLEVKQRLDHFGIEYNVLMTLTKTLARHPQQVWRFMEEQDLHFVQMTPCMGPMNQAETPYALTPERYASFYIALFDLWYQSYQKGIYRSVKLFDDLVNLLAVGQCNACGLVGSCQTQIVVEADGGVYPCDFYVLDEWRVGNLCQESLRQVWDQAQKSGFLTREREPLALCEQCPYRSMCGGGCRRMRREVYYAPGAAACGHRIFLDAVIDRLRQLAALHQRRP
- a CDS encoding sn-glycerol-1-phosphate dehydrogenase, coding for MEMPQKPQPLNTYLDQTFTCSCGKEHYAPLKVVRIGPSALNDLPRIAREQGFQSLYLVSDATTYQIAGKRCLELLEAAGAKAKLIQLTHTGFDEATLGELVIHMPADCDLVVAVGTGAINDMVRFFSFKMGRPFFTVATAAPMDGFASSIAALNVNHLKTTFEAQTPLAILGDTEILKGAPYRMIAAGLGDLLGKFTCICDWKLARLINHEHYCSRIVELVETCVRGVLQDAGKARERNPQVLGNIMEGLVLTGVAMSLYGNSRPASGCEHHMSHYWEMMFEQQHRRPVPHGIQVGVGTVLVLKLVEALRSTIVDFDAARASAMAYDQTAWEAHIRTAYGSATDGIIALEATARKNEPTARLRRIDTMEAHWDELNALLTELPSSQTVMDLLKSLDAPCLPIEIGVDADMLRSTYLYCKEVRARYTILQMIWDLGLLEPLADQVIASLSVIQKTQQTGS
- a CDS encoding ABC transporter permease, translated to MKKKKFNAIKFAVGTLAIACFLSVWFFATREGTTLGKLMPNPAEVASRLMEATYEKIGPMTIWGHMWNSMRRVLVGFCIASVSGILLGLAMGWNRTCEAIFRPIFELLRPIPPLAWISLAIVWFGLGEGGKYFIIFVSGFSNVTINVYTGAKAVDPELIGAAKMLGCSNRRIFTSIVLPSSVPYIFTGLQIAISSSWAAVVAAEMVRSTNGIGWLITAGQSIGDMGQVMVGIIVIGVVGFLLATIMRGVESKLCAWSRVQD